TCTAACACGAGAACGGGACCGAAAACGAGATCCGACGGACTTGCTCATGAGGATTCCTCTCCAGCGACGCCGTTGCTCAATTGGCTGCTGATCGACACGGCTCGTGCGGCCTTCCACAGGTTTTCGTCGATGAGGTGGCCGTAGAGATCCATCGTCATCGTCGCCGATGCGTGCCCGAGCACGCGCTGTACGACCTTCGGATCGGCGCCGGCGCCGAGCCAGATCGAGGCGCAGGTGTGCCGCAGGTCGTGAGGCCGCAGCCCTTGGTGCCCGAGACGCTTGAGAGTCCCAGTCCGGTCGACCTTTCGCTTCCAGTTCGACTCGCTCAGCGTTCCGGTCAGGTAAATGAGTGGCCCAAGGGCCTTCAGTCGTCGACCGATGCGAGACTGCCTACTTCGCCCATATGAGATCAAGGCGGCTCGCTTCGCTCGCCGACCCGGCTGCGGGCGGCGCTGGCGCGCCGTCCTCGCCGGACCGTGTGTTACCACCAGGTCGCGATAACGCTTGCGCTGAGACCATTGGCGCCAGACTCGACCGGAAGATCGACCCTGTCAGGCGGTCCCACGCCGCCGGAGGCTGGGGGCGTGGGATTGACCGCGCTGAACCCCGCAGCTGACAAGGCTGCCGTGCGGATTCCGTGGCGGTCGGCCTTCGGTACCTGAACGCCGCAGCGCTCCTCGATCATCTGGAAGGCGCGGTCGAACGCTATCCGTCGCTGTTCGACCGTCTCGAACTCCACAGTGAGGACAGCAAGCTCGCTGTCGGTGGGTTGAGCCCCGAGGGGGAAGTCGTGCTGGTCGACGACTCGCTTCAGCGCCTCAAGTGCTGGCCCAGAGCCAGCGGGCTTTTTCGGCGCCACCGGATTGCCCTCGACCACGTTCGTGTACGCCGCGCGAAGAGCGACAGAGAACTGGTCAGCTAGTACGGGCGCGACTCGCGAGAGTACGTTTAGCTCGGCAGACTCACCTGTCATCGGCGCCACGGGGCCCCGTGCCCGCCCTAGGACACGGAAACTCTCCCCGCTGAACAGAACCGTCCTCGGTTCGACCCAGTAGCTCGATGCAGACGTCGCTGCCTCTATGTAAAGGTCGGAAGACCCTTGCATCAAGTCGCTACCCGGCTTGAGGAGCGTCTCGTGAACCAAATAGCCGACACCATGCACTTGAAGAACCCGGAAATTGAGTACCAACGCTCGTACTGGAACCGAGTCCCCAAGTAGCCGGACCAGAAAGTCCACGGTGTCGACGAACGTCGCGGGATCATCACCGAGGAGTGTCTGCATCGTTCGGTTATCCTGAACCATTCCACGGATGCTTTCAGCGATGAGGCGGAGTCGATAGTTGTTGCTCGCTTCGAGACGAACATCCGCATCGAATAGCTCTCCCCTGAAGATCCGAGTCAGCGGTATCAGCAGTCCCTCCTGCGCAAGATCCTCAAGCATGCGCGCAAGCTCGTCGATTGATGAGACTGGGTCTCGCCGACTCGCGGGCCTCAACGACAGAACCTGACCGTTCGAGAGCTCGCGCCATAGCTCGCGGAAATGACTCTGCGCTACCGCGCGGCGCGTGATTTGCGCCGACTCGCTGCCAGCTGTCCCTGATTTCACGCCGCCCGAGAGTTGAGCGCCCCCGAACCCAACTCGCGCGCCAAACTCGCCCGACGCATCGTTCGAGTTGCTTAATTCGTTAACGACAGTCTCAGTGAGGCCCGGCTTGATCGACGTTAGGAGGCTTACCACGCTCGTGTCGTCCAAGTAGACGAACTCCCGGAGTTCATCTGGTAGATCCTGGCGGTTATCCCGATCATCGGTGGTCATCGATTTCTGACCGCCTTCTCTGCTCGAACCCTCTCGAACCCTCCGATCAGGTCCTCCTCAGAGACCTCGTCGCGTTCCTCGGCCGCCGCCAAGAAGCCGCCTTCACGCCATATGCCCGATAACTCCGCGGGCGACCAACCTTCAGTCATGTGCGCAAGGTAATCGAGTGGCATGATCCCGACCTGCCTGAGTCTGCTGCCAGCTGCGAGAAGGATCTCCCTGCGCTGGGGCTCCGACGGAAGCGAAAATACGATCTCCCAGTCAAACCGGCCGATCCGCCGGATTGCCGGGTCCAGCGCCTCGGGGTTATTGGTCGCGGCGAGAACGGTGATCGCGCTTGAGTCCGAGAATCCACTCATTAGGTTGAGAAGTTGAGTGACGATTCGTCGCGACTCCTCGTGCGATTCGCTGGATCGCGCCAAGGCAATCGCGTCGAACTCGTCAAAGTAGATGATCGACGGCCCGTCTGCCTGAGCCTCAGCGAAGAGATCGGTCAAGAACTGTTGACTCTCGCCATACCACTTCCGAAAGACCTGCGATCCAGTGACTTCGAAGAACCGACAGCCTGCCTCGTTAGCGATAATGCGCGCTAGGAAGGTCTTCCCGGTCCCGGGTGGCCCGCTCAGAAGAACCCCGCGGGGCGGGCTCACGCCGATCGTCGATAGGAACCGATGCCCTTGTTGGATGATCTCAATTAGGTCGCGCGCCCGGGCGATCACGCTAGGGTTTCCCGCGAAGTCGGCAAGCGACAAGCTTTCGGCGGCCGTGGGGTCCGGGCCGGCCGAAGCGCTGCTGCCCGGCGCTGAGGTGGCGCCATCTGAAAGCACCTCAACGGAGTCGCCATGAATCAGCACCGTGCTGCCCACGGTCGTCTTCGCAGGATCGACGTTGACGACTCCCTGCGTTGGATCGCGCTGAATCACTGCTCGAGTGCCGAAGACTTCGCGCACTAAGGCGACGGTAGGGGCAGCGGGCGGCGTCCAGAGTACGTCTGGCGCCGGGCGTACTCGGGCGTCATTCACCAAGACCACGTCACCCACCTTGACGTCATCCGAACCGGCCAGGCCAGAAATGCCTAGGAACTCGCCGTTTCGTAGTTCGATGAAGAACTCGGAAGCCTCTGTCGACACGTGCGCCACGCGGCCGACCACCCCGTGCTCTATCTGTGTCTCCGACATGCAGACAGATCGTAATCAGTCGCACCGACGGGTTCGTTAAGGCTGGACCGCGCTTGTGCGGATCGTGACCGTGACGCAGGCGGCTCTGGTGGCGATGTGGTGCCCCCGTGGTGCCCCCGGAGGTCCGTCAACAGCCGTCAATCAACCCGGTTGAACGCGCCCAGATCCCGCACCACGTAAGGGATCTCCGGCGCAGCCTGCGACGCCAATCTGACTCGTAATGAATAGGTCTGGGGTTCGATTCCCCAAGGCGGCTCCGTACGCACGCGATCTGGGTTGGTTGGTACCGGCTATCTCGCGAATAGGCCGTGCTAACCAACCGCAGAATGCAACTCGCCCCGCGCGGCGATCTACGTCCGGTCGGCGCGTCCCTAGTCCGCTGCCATCCGCAGAGCGTTAGCCCAGAGGCGCGCAGCGCTTGGACCGCTTCGTCCTCGTCGTAGGGCTTGCCGTGAATGAACCAGAGGTGGGTCATGAACTCGACCATTCCTCCGAGCATCGACGCGGTCGACTGGGGCTCAAGCGACGGATCTGCGAGGCCTGCTCGCTGAGGGTGGCGATGCCGGCTGCGTTACGGCGGATGTACGGCGCTCTGATGCGCAGCTTGATGCGGCGGAGGAGCTCGGTCTCCAGCGTCATCGGGCAAGATCCGTAAGCCCGAGCTCGAGCAGACTGCCCGAGACATGATCGGGCGTGCGTAACGGCGGCGAGGTGAGACCCGGTATATGTCGGCAAACTACCGCCAATCCGAAGTGGGACGTCTGACTCGCGATGAATAGGACTGCCCCCTTCCCGTTGTTGTGTGGCACTTTCGGGCGTCATTGCCCGAAAGTGCCACACAACAACGGGTGCTTGCCAGCGGACCGACGCCGCGAGACGCGAGTGCGCTGACGCGGCAAGGCACGAGCGCGCCGTTACTGCAGCTCAGTTGCCGCCGGCCTTCTCCGGGCCGGGCTGCGGGACGGGCAGGGGCCGCTTCGGATCGATCGTCGACTTCACGTCGAAGAACTCGGCCACGTGCGGCAGGTACCCGTCGAGCACCGCCTGGATGGTCAGCCCGTCGATGTTGATCCGCGCTCCGCGGACGTTCGTCCCAGCGATCTGCACCCACGCCATGTCGTGCGCCCGGACGTTGAACCAGTACCGGTACCCCTTGTCGTGGAAGTACGAGTACTTGGCATTGCCGTCGTCGTACGGCGCATCGCCACCGACGTCCACGCCGAAAGCGTAGATCCAGATCGGCGTCTCGCCGATGATCGGCGTGACCTCCTGCTCCCAGTACTTGTAGTCGGTGGTCAGCCAGCTCATGTCGACCTTGCCGGCATTCAGATGCCCCCACGTGTGATACGCGAAGTGCCAGCCGTTCGCCTTGATCGCGTCGGCCACGACCTTGGCATCGGCGATCGCCTGCTGCGTCTCCGGTGTATCGCCGTACGACTGGATGCTGCTGCGGTAGCCGAACAGCCCGTTATAGCCGGTCATCGCGATCGTGCCCTTGTCGCCGCGGTAGGAGAAGTCTGGGTGCTCGCGTACGAAGTCGTCGAGGATCGGGACGACGTCGTAGCTGCCCTGCGTGGTCACCCCATTGGCATCGGTGTAGTTGTTCTGCACACGGCCGTCCGCTGCCACGAACAGGTTGTCGGCGAACCCCTTGCCTGACATGTACTCGTAGTAGCTCATGTCGTCGAGGCTGAGGATGAACGGCTTCTTTCCCGGCGGGAGCATGATCGGCTGCGCGACCATCTGACCGTTCGCGTCCGGTGCGGCGATGCGCTCAGGGTGCACCAGCACCCAGCCGTTCGCGTAGATCTGCTGGAGCTGTGCCTTGAACTCATCCACCGTCACCATGTACTGGTTGAAGCCCGCGCCGTCCGGGGCGTTGAATGCCCGCTCCGGGTCGACGATCAAGGAGTGGTAGAAGATGTGCGGAATCTG
This region of Blastococcus sp. Marseille-P5729 genomic DNA includes:
- a CDS encoding polysaccharide deacetylase, encoding MHQASSTMRSLWALLLVITLGLLAGCTGDDSSSGPASGSSSEGDSPDANDSAVIEQAKHQAAQYDYDAAIATLAGASSAEAKSALGEIESAKANAVQWADNTQIPHIFYHSLIVDPERAFNAPDGAGFNQYMVTVDEFKAQLQQIYANGWVLVHPERIAAPDANGQMVAQPIMLPPGKKPFILSLDDMSYYEYMSGKGFADNLFVAADGRVQNNYTDANGVTTQGSYDVVPILDDFVREHPDFSYRGDKGTIAMTGYNGLFGYRSSIQSYGDTPETQQAIADAKVVADAIKANGWHFAYHTWGHLNAGKVDMSWLTTDYKYWEQEVTPIIGETPIWIYAFGVDVGGDAPYDDGNAKYSYFHDKGYRYWFNVRAHDMAWVQIAGTNVRGARINIDGLTIQAVLDGYLPHVAEFFDVKSTIDPKRPLPVPQPGPEKAGGN
- a CDS encoding 26S protease regulatory subunit, which gives rise to MSETQIEHGVVGRVAHVSTEASEFFIELRNGEFLGISGLAGSDDVKVGDVVLVNDARVRPAPDVLWTPPAAPTVALVREVFGTRAVIQRDPTQGVVNVDPAKTTVGSTVLIHGDSVEVLSDGATSAPGSSASAGPDPTAAESLSLADFAGNPSVIARARDLIEIIQQGHRFLSTIGVSPPRGVLLSGPPGTGKTFLARIIANEAGCRFFEVTGSQVFRKWYGESQQFLTDLFAEAQADGPSIIYFDEFDAIALARSSESHEESRRIVTQLLNLMSGFSDSSAITVLAATNNPEALDPAIRRIGRFDWEIVFSLPSEPQRREILLAAGSRLRQVGIMPLDYLAHMTEGWSPAELSGIWREGGFLAAAEERDEVSEEDLIGGFERVRAEKAVRNR
- a CDS encoding tyrosine-type recombinase/integrase, with the protein product MVTHGPARTARQRRPQPGRRAKRAALISYGRSRQSRIGRRLKALGPLIYLTGTLSESNWKRKVDRTGTLKRLGHQGLRPHDLRHTCASIWLGAGADPKVVQRVLGHASATMTMDLYGHLIDENLWKAARAVSISSQLSNGVAGEESS